TACCAAAAAAGACCAAGGGTGCCAAGGACTTCTTTCGGATCCCCACTGGGATAGCAACCAGAGCCCCAGCTACAGAGAAGAACCATGTACCAAGTGCACTGCAAGCAACCATAAGCATTGATTACCCTGCTGTTACCACTGACActaatagatctaatttagaaaTATGTTATTTCATTTCATCTGGTTATTAGGAAGGAAATTTGAATCAATTTGATGTAGTAGAAAGCTCTTATCTTCTATGATAAGATTTTGGTATATTAGGAATGGTTAAAAGTAAATAAGGAAATACTTGATTGTGCTGTGCTTGGCGtggaattttattataatatcttggaaggttaatTAGGAACGGATTGACGAATGGGGTCTATTATTAGAGGTGTCATCAGGTCGCATTTGGCCATAACCATACCCAAACCTAAAATATATCTATTAGATCCAAACCCAATTAAAACTCTATACTCATACCTAATATTGGACCCTAAACAAGTCACATGTGGGTCAAGTTTCAGGCAAAAATCCAGGATTTAACATGTTGTTTTGGTATACTTTGAACTTTGAagaccttttttttttcaaattacttAATGTACCTAAAGTATTACCTCATGAACTGTGAAACacgaaaatataaaaaatatattaaaaattatatataaaagagAGTATCTGTTCAACAATTGCTTTTGTTATCTAAGCATTCATGTAATCAAAAAACATGAAGAATGAAAAGATCGTATAATAATCAAGCTTAGTATAATACTGACATATAACTCGCACAACGCATGAGGTacgatttttttctccttttttccaACTCTTCTTAAAATGTAATATAACAATGCAACAAATTACAATAAATAGAAAGCTTCAATAGTGAAACTTCTGTTGCACATTAAGCAATGAACTTTAACAATAGTTAAACAAAGACTCCTATAATTAATACTAGAGTCCAAACAAGTTGAGCCTTCATGCAGAAACCCCCATGATTAATACTAGTATCATCAACTCAGCATAGTGTGATGCATGAGttacatttttttctcttttctccaactatttttgaaatacaatatactaATGTaacaaattataataaatagaagACTTCAATAGTCAAATTCTATTATACATTTCTTAGACTCCATTTTAGATGtatataaaatagatattaaatcacaaaatatatattataaaaagacTACAACAAATAACATGGCTAGGAATTTGGTCGAACAAGATGAGTTACAATTTcatttctctctacttgattatttttcttttacaataaaaaaaatagacacccacatatatgcatgcatttgtacataaacatatatgtttatatagatgtttatatgtatacatatactcGGGTTAGATTTTAGGGTTTTGCATATAGAACTATCCAAACCCAAAACCGGAGCCAATAAAACTTCAGGTCTAATTTTGGAATCCAAACCCAACCCAATAGCTAGTGGGTATAATTTTTATACCCAAATCCTATATTTGGGGTCGGTTTTGATTTGGGTTAGCGGGTTATGAACCTACATGGCTCCATTGACACCCCTATTCATGATCAGTGGATCTTATTGAGTGTGCAAGGATCTATAAATAGAAGGATTGATCAAATAGAGCGGCATATTagaaattgaattcaatttgaatttgGAGACCATTTTCCCTCTAGGAAATCAGTAGTCCTCCCTCTAAATTACCTTTGtccttattttttctcttgttttaaTGTTGCTACTACTATAACCTTATCATATACCACGACAAATACATACTCCtcatatgataaatttgaaaatatgacATATGGGCAAATTACCTGATCAAGTGCATCTTGCAAGAATCTTGTTTGGTCTTATACCAGTTCATGTTCATCTTTATGCATTTGTTGCCATATCTTTGATAGAAAGATTGATTTGGATGTGAAATAAATGCCTAGCATGTTCGACCTTCATTATAGATGACAATGGTTACATgtgaaaaaaatcatatgaaCTACCAGGTCAGATAATACAGCAAGATGCAAATAAGCTATCTTTGAAGCTACGAAGTTTCCTATCCTAACAACAAAGCTACATCATATGCCCAGCATCTTACACATCTATGCACGTGTTTTGGTTGCTTAAAGTTCCATTTCTTCCATAATTTATCTCGGTAGCAATTATTTTGTTCAAAAATTTTGATGCCTTGCTTAAAAAAAATGTCATTGTTATATTTAGAAGAAACAATTGCTGCTTATAATGTGAACAGAATCCTACTAGCAACAATTGcattgagatttttttatgaattaaaacTACAATAAGCAAAGATTCACAATCACACCAAGCCATATAAGCTTTATGGTTTGTTGGATTATCCTGTTCTATGCTTTCATGTTGAATAGACATTAGCTTGATGAAACAATACCTATTCACGTGCATAACTTAAGTCTACCGAAAAAAGTTCTCAAGAAAACATTCCTTTGGTTTCCCTATTTAGGTAATGCATGCAAAAAGAAAACAGGTATAAGTACTTGCAATGTATGCAGGATGCAAAGTATTTTATTGAATAAACTGCGAAAGTATAGGCTGGATGATGAAAAAAGCTATAATTATATCAATTGGCTTCCTTCAGCTGTAATCCAGATAGCTGAGGATTTAATGATTTCTTGGTGGCATTAGCTACATGCATTTTCAAAGAGCCTGCTACAAGCAAGACAATCCACATTCCTTCTGTTTATCATGATTTGCTGGCTCATATGCTTCTAATATTagtgacatatatatatatatatatatatatatatatatatatatataaggttcAACCACAAATGCCTTTTTTTTCGGGGAAAGAGAGGCAAAGCTAAACTACAAATGCTAAGAAGATTGCATCTACTGTTCAGTAACAGCTTTTTGGTATTTTTCTAAGCTATAGATCAAGAAAATTatacaataaattgatcagaatgAGTTGCTTCTGAAATTAATTTGCATTCTTGAGAATCAGAACATATTCTAGTCCTCAAAGAGAATTTTAGGCTACCACATTAGTAGAATCAGTTCTATTGGCAGTTCCAATGAGGTTGCTAATACCTCTGTCATTCCAAAATATTCAAGCATTCCCCTACAGTGGCATCGATAAGATTACCACATCTTAGATAATGTGTGAGCGGCTTATTCCACTTGCCcacattataataattatttaggtGCCATTATGGCATCCAACAGCTTTATTGCATGATATCTTAAAAGCAAGTATGAAGGCGTCAAAAGATGTGACTGAAGGATGAAAATGTCTAAGGTATTGTAGGTATCCATGGTATTCCCTGCAAATGAAAATTTTCGGGATATCAAAAATTTACCTTTCTAAGGACTAggaatctaggagcaacagcttATGCCAATTTCTCCCACTCCTTTTCACTTAGAAACTCCCACCATACAGAGTCATTATTCAAGATATACAGAGTCCATAAAGATAGATAACTAAAATCACACATGCTTATAGTCTCATATATAATTTCTTTCAGATTCTCCTTACTTCAAAGCATTTAAAGTTGAAGAGAACAATGACAGCACTTTCTGAAGTTTACAGAATCATTAAAGAAATTATTGAATTACCAATGACTCATTCAACAAGAAATGAGAAAAATAGAAGTTCCACCGAAATAGAAGTCACTAGCAGAATGATTAATCTCATGTTTCGAAGAGGAAAAATTGTTATCAGAGAAAACCATGACTGGTGCTCTCCTTATACGAACCTATGTTATAACTAGGTGCAAATATTTAAAGTTTATTCCAATTTCCTGCAAGTGCAAGGTTTCCTTATCTTattggaaaagaaaaagatgatctaACCAAGCCTAATTATATTATTGTTCTTTCATTGTTGAAATGAACTTGCCattaaatagaaagataagatccATAAGATTTATGCCCAAGCATTAAGATATCGAACAAGGTTCACCATCCCAATATCGGACCCTATACCGGTACTTTCTAGTACAATGTCAGTACACCTGTTATGGAGGTCAGTTTGGTGTATTAATGCTTATTACACCCCTTATACCATATATCCATTCAGTAGTGCTACGGTATGACACAATCAGTATGTATTGGTATGAACTGCTACATCATACCATGTACCAAATGTGGCATCCATGCTGGTCATAGGATGGCATGAAGCTATGGGGTACCATAATGCATCATGTCATGCCATGCCATGGCAGTCCCATGCTAAGACACATGGCTATGCAAATGGGTCCATGCAATTCCATCTTGGTCTATACCAGCTTGTGCTGACAAAAATTCTTTTAGCAACTCAGGTCAAAAAATGAAGAAATATAAAGAGAAAACCTAAGAAAATAATCATAACACAGAAAGTGGAATACAACATATCAAATACGTAGCACTTTAATAGGAAGTACCGACTTAACGACTTTCCATACTAATCCACTAATAGATATATTCTCCATGCTCAAACATGATGAAGATTATTGAGGTGGAGGGTTTAGGTGAGCTCTAGGCAGCTGTCTTGGATATTGGTTAGCCACCATGCACCGGTATGGATCAGCATGCTTTGGCATGTGCCAATCCTAGGTATGCACCCTATAATTGAGTCTATACCTGACCGCagaatatgtatcatatagtgttgactatgaacctaaatatttatttatgaaattatttagTTCAGTCatcaattaaatatttttaagagTGGCAATATTGAGATCATAGGTCACATGGTAGCAATCAAACCAATGGAACAGGAACCGCTTCTCCAAGCAGCCAATTTGATACGTTAACCCTTATCATGAAACTGAGAATTACATATGCAGAAATCCCATAGGCCACATGCAATTTAGAAGGTAACTTTCAACAAACATTCACTATGGGCAAGACTAATCATGCTTCAATAAAGGCTTAGATCTCCGTTCTCATCCTGCCATGGCGACATGCAAGTTAAGACCCTCATTTTGTTGTGGCGGCAAAGATAGAGATCACCATTCCCCCTCAGCTTGTGCACTTACCGGAACAATACCATAGGAGATCCAAGAAGGACCAATGTTTGCCTGTGTTTCTCTGAAGAGAAATCAATGTTTGCCCGTACATGTTTCTCGCTCATGTTATCCATCATCAAAGCCATATGCACTAGCTCACCTAACTGCTAATCTTCACTAATAAATTGATTTTTAACAGGTGAAATCTTCACATGGGCCATAATGACTGAAATTTCATTGTCTACACAAAACTTCTGTTAGTGCTTGCTGCAGGTCATTCAAACACAAACTTTAACAACTTCAGTGTCTTAGGTACAACTTATTGGCGACCTTAAACAACCATACAATAATCTATTATATGCTTTTCCAAGTGTATGAGAAATCATGATTTGGAACCATTTATGACTAGTTGTCAACCCACTACCACTGTTCTTCAAGTCTTAAATAGTCCATGCACATCAGGGACATTACTATGAGCCTAAATTACTAAAGGAAATGACTAAAGCCATGGACAACACTAGGCAATAGAGAACGTATAACATTATTTTCTCACTTTTTTTCCTAGATGGGTTTTATGTGACGATATGGATGACATTGTCATGCACTTAATTCAATACCcataacttttttttctttttcatcataaCTTCATTTCACAACTTGATGTATACATATTGCGAAACTGCATGTTATTGCTCTCACTTTGTTCTAAAATAATCATGTTACTTGCCTCCTGTATGTGAATCATTAACATAAATGCCTGGTAAAAAAGCCCAGCTAATCCTTTCTGGTTAACTAGGGAGATATCTACTTCCAAAGGTAAAAATATTAAGCTAAAAAAATTGACACATTGGAtcatatattaacataatatccTTTGAACATGTAGTGACATTTGACACATTTTCAATTAACCACATTGCCTTTATATTATGTATATTAGAGCCATTTAACTATATTGGTAAAAGGgaaaaaaatgcacttttaaaaaGGCACAGATACTTATCTAATACTCAAAATTAGATTTTCATTAGAAAGATTCATAATTGATGTCAGCAAATATAATATGGCTAATAAGAATGAAACTTTTGTATTGCATCAGTGTCATGAATCCCAACATCCAAATCAAACCCCTTAATATTCCTTTCTTGAGAAAGATCATTGTTATACGGTCTTGTTCTTGTTAGCTTTCTACAAAGATTTGCAAAGGTTTCAAAAATAAAGATTAATTTACTAcccttttttaagaaaaaaatctttaaaGTTAAATTAGATAAGATATAAGAttggaaaaggaaagaaagagattACTTGGAAACCGAGCAATCCTCAAGTTGCTTGACATTATCTTGAGTGCCACCAAATCCTCCCCCAACTCTTGCCATCTTCTCTTCCCTGTTTTCCTACTTCCTTCTTTTGTCCTGGCTTTTCTTcttccgcttttcttctaacccAAATCCCTGATAGTCTTCCCCTGCTAAAGAATTACAGCTTGTCATGTAAGTATTTTAAGGGGcaaaagttagatttttatatttttagctaCTTTACATCTAAATCCAGATAGACGTCTAATTCCAATTAGATTGCATTTATTTCTATGATATTCATATATGATATGGCTAgtgatttggttttagtttgtGTTGGGATAAACTGACCGACCACCATTAACCGACTGATCTCCAGTGCAGACCGACCGACACCGACTCTGGTCCCACAAACAGACATGACTCTGAACGCGACTACCGACCGAACATCGACCAAGCAAGCCGATACTACTCTCAACCGACCAACCGAACATACCTTACCGACTCAAGATCGATAAGCGACCGATGTTCGGACACTACAGACAGCGGACTACTTCGACCATTGGTATTTCAGAGTTCTCAACCGACGGTCAACCCCTGACGCATAGTCGGCCGACTCATTCGACATATCATAACTGTCATGGACGGTTATCCTTCAAATATCACGGCGTAATCCGTGAAAATTAATAACCCACCACGAGATTACAGCCCAATGATTCTACGTCATAAAATACGGGACCATATCCAACGATTACAACTATCTTTTCTATAAAAAAGGGTAAGGCAACAGCATCGGTAAGCCACTTTCGAGCCGAGCTCTGCCATCTTTCTCGTTCAAAaatactgttgcccagtctccctctctgacttaagcatcagaaggTCTCCATCGGAGACAACTCCGGTCAATGTGGACGTTGTTTTGCAGGTTCTCGTTGCCGATGACAGACGACGAGGGAGTTAGCTGCAACAGTTTGGGACACCAGGATTATAGGTGAAGCCTCGTGAGGGCATTTAAAAGATATTGACAAAATGCTGCAGACTACTTTAACAGTGTATGCATTCACTCAATGATACAATCATTATTATAAAGAAAAGAATCCTCCAATCAATATTGAATGCGTCGTCATTATGCATTATTGATCATGGAGAGGAATGTCAGGTGACAAACTTGGACACAAAAAATGGACGATGTCTCCCTAATAGCAGGACCAAAGAAGCTTATTTGGACATCAAATtcatgaagatatttttttttttatcaaataccaGATAAATCTGTTCGAACTTTCAGTGCTCATATAAGTTGGTAAAAAAGGCCTAGTCTTTGAAATGAGTGCAGAAGTACTCAAGATTCTTGCGTGAAAGATGAAATGAAGGATTACTTTGTCATGTAAAAATTGGGTCGAGTTATTCTGCAAAGCAAATCACGGCTAATCTCCACACAAGGATGGCTAAAGAATCAAACCTAACTTAGTTTGCGGAGATTATTGCCGAAACCAATACAAGCAAGGGTCCGCAGCAACAGAAGTCATTGATCAGTAAAAGAAAATTAGTCAGGCATTTCATCGAACGGTGAGAATGCATGATTTGCCCCCGATGAAACCATGaggtcggaaagatggttgacacagcgcaaaaacaaaagaaagatgaTGTGCTGGTGAGGAGACGGAAGGCAAGAAATCATCCTCGGAGAAAATACAGGAGACATGTATCGCCGTCAATGGGAGACGAAGGAGATCAGAAAagggagggaaaagaaaaagacgAGGCCGTTACGGGGCTTACCAGGATCTAGAGGACGGTGAGGTTTCGATCACGGTTGGAGATGCTCCCAAGTCGGCTCTGCTCCGCTATAGAGAAGGAGATGAGGAGTTGGTCAGGGATCGATTTGGCAAAAGAGAAAGTTGGGGTGGCTGTACCATCAAACACTAATttaatatatctaatatatatatatattaaaataaaaatatctcagCGGAAAGACCTTCATTTGACATTtgaatttttagaaaaataggagGGAGCAACGTGGATGCCTTACCTCTCCTGTTCGTGCGCTTTGCCTAAATATCTTTGATCGTGGCTCTTAAATACCGCTTAAGTCTTCCTGCTCATCTGCTCTCAAACAGTATTCACAGTGATTCTCTCCATCCCAGACAGTGCCGTTTCACCCATATTGTAGATGCATTTCCATTGAGAAAACACCATTGATTTCGGCTTCATTTGTTTTATGCATCTCACCTGATTGAGACTCGAGAGCAACTGTCGTGGAAGTAAAGGATGAGAACGGTTCGAGGAGCTCAAATCAAATGCAATAAATGGATCAATTGAGGCCATCTTGAAAGGAAAGGAGGCATTGGATGACGTCAAGAATGAAGGCCGCGATGGCAAAGTCGAGCATGAGAGTCGGTGGCATCCATGGATCCCAGAAGAAGAAGACGAGGAAGAAAGAATTGGGCTCGAGAGATAGGAAAGTCTAACAGATTTTTTTTGGGAAACGCGATACCAGACcagtgagaaaaaaaattatttgaagatatctataaaattttaattatatattgacTTCTAGACCTCCCATGAAAAATGAtcgattcaattttttattatatattgataactgttcatgtatatgtataaaagaaaaatat
Above is a genomic segment from Elaeis guineensis isolate ETL-2024a chromosome 1, EG11, whole genome shotgun sequence containing:
- the LOC105038776 gene encoding uncharacterized protein, which produces MARVGGGFGGTQDNVKQLEDCSVSNALGTWFFSVAGALVAIPVGIRKKSLAPLVFFGTTGTMLDIIMGISQCEREHAERQLKLLEAQNAANASVESES